One stretch of Xiphophorus hellerii strain 12219 chromosome 21, Xiphophorus_hellerii-4.1, whole genome shotgun sequence DNA includes these proteins:
- the ppp1r3g gene encoding protein phosphatase 1 regulatory subunit 3G: MIRSAPPCGPNRAGQQNGLRDEEEDEEGDLEDEVDASHLEKFMRDRRRARSLPAYPAALLDGGRKRVKFADSMGLSLARIKHFSVQEDPQVPPKVLSRYQSFPPQQQDPRTGPEPPRLLACFPEPRDAERRVRELRVCLERLAVTRFELRGQVRVLRGCAVREVGVRLTYNDWLCYVDAQAVPVPVPEQPGSESVRFGFTVFTPPFMDPGAAVHFAVFLRSDEGEFWDNNQGQNYSLRYRNHSQDEPGRPDPEPAGEASPSF, from the coding sequence ATGATCCGCTCAGCTCCGCCGTGCGGGCCGAACCGGGCCGGCCAGCAGAACGGCCTGCgggatgaagaggaggatgaggagggggACCTGGAGGACGAGGTGGACGCGTCGCACCTGGAGAAGTTCATGCGGGACCGGAGGAGAGCCCGGTCGCTGCCCGCGTATCCCGCCGCGCTGCTGGACGGCGGCAGGAAGCGGGTCAAGTTCGCGGACTCGATGGGTCTGAGCCTGGCCCGCATCAAGCACTTCAGCGTCCAGGAGGACCCGCAGGTCCCGCCCAAGGTGCTGTCCCGGTACCAGAGCTTCCCCCCGCAGCAGCAGGACCCGCGGACCGGGCCGGAGCCGCCGCGGCTGCTGGCCTGCTTCCCCGAGCCGCGGGACGCGGAGCGGCGGGTTCGGGAGCTGCGGGTCTGCCTGGAGAGGCTGGCCGTGACCCGGTTCGAGCTGAGGGGCCAGGTGCGGGTCCTGCGGGGCTGCGCCGTCAGGGAGGTCGGGGTTCGGCTCACCTACAACGACTGGCTGTGCTACGTGGACGCGCAGGCGGTGCCGGTCCCGGTGCCGGAGCAGCCCGGGTCGGAGTCGGTCCGGTTCGGCTTCACCGTGTTCACTCCGCCCTTCATGGACCCGGGCGCCGCGGTGCACTTCGCCGTGTTCCTGCGCAGCGACGAGGGAGAGTTCTGGGACAACAACCAGGGCCAGAACTACTCGCTCCGGTACCGGAACCACAGCCAGGACGAGCCGGGCCGCCCGGACCCCGAGCCGGCCGGAGAGGCTTCTCCATCCTTCTGA
- the lyrm4b gene encoding LYR motif-containing protein 4 isoform X1 — translation MAASTRSQVISLYKMMLKESSRFPSYNYRSPSGKCTRLSGRWWTRCDASARPVKCIVGDVGRSEAGRCSCLMFLMFPLQEKLKLQFVFPET, via the exons ATGGCTGCTTCCACTCGGTCTCAGGTGATTTCTCTCTACAAGATGATGCTGAAGGAGAGCAGCAGGTTCCCCTCCTACAACTACAG GTCTCCATCGGGAAAATGTACGAGGCTCAGCGGACGGTGGTGGACGCGCTGTGACGCTTCGGCCCGGCCTGTGAAATGCATTGTGGGAGATGTAGGCCGGAGTGAAGCTGGACGTTGTTCCTGCCTGATGTTTCtcatgtttcctctgcaggaaaaactcaaacttcagtttgtttttcctgaaacatga
- the lyrm4b gene encoding LYR motif-containing protein 4 isoform X2: protein MAASTRSQVISLYKMMLKESSRFPSYNYRTYALRRVRDAFRANREVEDPKAVERLMEEGEQMLALIQRQVSIGKMYEAQRTVVDAL, encoded by the exons ATGGCTGCTTCCACTCGGTCTCAGGTGATTTCTCTCTACAAGATGATGCTGAAGGAGAGCAGCAGGTTCCCCTCCTACAACTACAG gaCGTACGCACTGCGGCGTGTTCGTGATGCCTTCAGGGCCAACAGGGAAGTGGAAGATCCGAAAGCAGTGGAGAGGCTGATGGAGGAGGGAGAGCAGATGCTGGCGCTGATTCAGAGACAg GTCTCCATCGGGAAAATGTACGAGGCTCAGCGGACGGTGGTGGACGCGCTGTGA
- the cyb5a gene encoding cytochrome b5 → MGEKQEKSPEGVKYFRLSEIEEQNSFKSTWIIIHNKVYDVTKFLDEHPGGEEVLREQAGGNATESFEDVGHSTDAREMAASMVIGELHPDDRHKIAKPVETLVTTAKEDGSWWSNLIIPTLAAGIVTLMYRMYTTDSE, encoded by the exons ATGGGCGAGAAGCAGGAGAAAAGCCCCGAAGGAGTGAAGTACTTCAGGCTGTCAGAGATCGAGGAGCAGAACTCCTTCAAGTCCACCTGGATCATCATCCACAACAAGGTCTACGACGTCACCAAGTTCCTGGACGAG CATCCCGGAGGCGAGGAGGTTCTGAGGGAGCAGGCGGGGGGCAACGCCACGGAGAGCTTCGAGGACGTCGGCCATTCCACCGACGCCAGGGAGATGGCCGCCAGCATGGTGATCGGAGAGCTGCACCCG GACGACCGACACAAGATCGCCAAGCCTGTG GAAACGCTGGTTACCACGGCGAAGGAGGACGGCAG CTGGTGGTCCAATCTGATCATCCCCACTCTGGCAGCCGGCATCGTGACTCTGATGTACCGCATGTACACCACCGACAGCGAGTGA